The Chitinophaga sp. H8 genome contains a region encoding:
- a CDS encoding alpha/beta hydrolase — protein MSKFRTVEVSNPAFEQQHLRFITVKTPSLKGRGDICVFVPPGTAHLTDLPVCILLHGVYGSAWSWPFCSGVHLQAKEMIDKQEIKPMLLAMPSDGLWGDGSAYLPHHQFDFEQWIARDVPDVLIEIFPQLSAQSPFYISGLSMGGWGALHIGAKYHQRFKGISGHSSITALDQMKLFVEEEVAGYKQPDQTDECVISTLLKYRQELPPLRFDCGKDDLLIDYNRQLHQTLNENNIDHLYEEFEGGHEWTYWEKNVRHTLQFFNTLL, from the coding sequence ATGTCAAAATTCAGGACGGTAGAAGTATCAAATCCGGCATTTGAGCAACAGCATCTCCGGTTTATCACCGTAAAAACACCGTCATTGAAAGGGCGGGGCGACATCTGTGTATTTGTGCCTCCCGGAACGGCTCATTTAACAGATCTGCCTGTTTGTATTTTATTGCATGGTGTATATGGCAGTGCCTGGAGTTGGCCATTTTGTTCGGGGGTACATCTGCAGGCAAAGGAAATGATCGATAAGCAAGAGATAAAGCCCATGCTACTGGCTATGCCATCAGACGGCCTTTGGGGAGATGGTTCCGCTTATCTTCCACATCACCAGTTTGATTTTGAACAATGGATCGCCAGAGATGTACCGGATGTTTTAATAGAAATATTCCCGCAACTATCTGCTCAATCACCTTTTTATATCTCCGGCTTATCGATGGGAGGTTGGGGTGCATTACATATAGGCGCCAAGTATCATCAGCGGTTTAAGGGCATTTCCGGGCATTCCTCCATCACCGCCCTGGATCAAATGAAGTTATTTGTAGAAGAAGAAGTAGCAGGGTACAAACAGCCGGATCAAACAGATGAATGCGTTATAAGTACCTTGTTAAAGTACCGGCAGGAACTTCCTCCCCTGCGTTTTGATTGCGGGAAGGATGATTTACTGATTGACTACAACCGGCAGCTGCATCAGACACTCAATGAAAATAATATTGACCACCTGTATGAAGAATTTGAGGGAGGACATGAATGGACGTACTGGGAAAAGAACGTGAGGCACACCCTGCAATTTTTCAATACGCTGTTATAG
- a CDS encoding AraC family transcriptional regulator has translation MLKASCEVLNPTSGQSFLLRKFNESAFDAPYHFHTEYELTTILKGSGKRFIGNHMADYEAGDLILLGPKLPHCWKLNPDTSTKQVGSAIVVQFTSDFMGEDFFNKIEFVNIKNLLQNSSCGISFSPATQQVVQQQLLKLAEEPNNFRIFLGLMDILQNLAVATDYVLLDKQNTIAERSASEQERINAVYAYLVENFREQVSLEKAAEIVHMTPNAFCKYFKKLTRKTFMETVIHYRLNYATQQLIQTDKSISEISFDSGFGDVSHFYKMFRSKMQLSPLNYRKKFIGNIQ, from the coding sequence ATGTTGAAGGCATCATGTGAAGTTCTGAATCCAACCAGTGGACAATCTTTTTTATTAAGGAAATTTAATGAATCGGCCTTTGATGCGCCGTATCATTTTCATACAGAATATGAACTCACCACTATTCTGAAAGGAAGTGGCAAACGTTTTATTGGTAATCACATGGCAGATTATGAGGCTGGAGATCTTATACTATTAGGGCCTAAACTGCCTCATTGCTGGAAACTTAATCCGGATACCAGCACCAAACAGGTGGGTAGTGCTATTGTGGTCCAGTTTACCAGCGACTTTATGGGTGAAGATTTTTTTAACAAAATTGAATTCGTTAATATTAAAAATTTACTACAAAATAGCAGCTGCGGAATAAGCTTCAGTCCTGCTACCCAACAAGTAGTGCAACAACAACTGCTGAAGCTGGCAGAAGAGCCCAATAATTTCAGGATCTTTCTTGGCCTGATGGATATTTTGCAAAATCTTGCTGTAGCCACGGATTATGTTTTGCTGGACAAACAAAATACCATTGCTGAACGATCGGCAAGCGAACAGGAAAGAATTAATGCTGTATACGCCTACCTGGTAGAAAATTTCAGAGAACAGGTATCCCTCGAAAAAGCCGCTGAAATCGTACATATGACCCCGAATGCTTTCTGTAAGTACTTCAAGAAACTCACCCGTAAAACATTCATGGAAACGGTGATTCATTACCGGCTCAATTACGCCACACAACAGTTAATCCAAACCGACAAATCCATTTCTGAAATATCTTTTGACAGTGGCTTTGGAGATGTTTCCCATTTCTACAAAATGTTCCGTTCCAAGATGCAGCTGAGCCCATTAAACTATCGTAAAAAATTTATTGGCAACATACAATAG
- a CDS encoding phytanoyl-CoA dioxygenase family protein: MDTNITTLPDLNDFKAISDTQKAQFAESGHILIPGILNADEVAAYRKVIVEAAEKFNSEKRKLADRDTYGKAFLQIMNLWQDDERVKKFVLAKRFAKIAADLLGVENVRLYHDQALFKEPGGGPTPWHQDQNYWPLDTNKTITMWMPLVDIPDLDMGMLTFASGSQSKGNIFDHVISDESEDAFDNYVKENGFAISRPSSMKAGDATWHHGFTIHNAPANKSDKMREVMTIIYFADGATISAPKHKWQEADHQKWLMGKPVGGPADSALNPAIL, encoded by the coding sequence ATGGATACGAATATCACCACGTTACCGGATCTGAATGATTTTAAAGCGATTTCGGATACACAGAAAGCACAGTTTGCGGAGTCAGGACATATTCTGATTCCTGGCATACTTAATGCAGATGAAGTAGCAGCTTACCGGAAAGTAATTGTAGAGGCTGCAGAGAAGTTTAATAGTGAAAAAAGAAAGCTGGCCGATCGTGATACTTATGGCAAAGCATTTTTGCAGATCATGAACCTGTGGCAGGATGATGAGCGGGTGAAAAAGTTTGTACTGGCCAAACGGTTTGCAAAAATAGCCGCTGATTTACTGGGAGTGGAAAATGTGAGGTTGTATCATGATCAGGCATTGTTTAAAGAACCGGGTGGCGGGCCTACTCCCTGGCACCAGGATCAGAATTACTGGCCACTGGATACCAATAAAACCATCACAATGTGGATGCCATTGGTAGATATTCCTGATCTGGACATGGGAATGCTCACTTTTGCTTCCGGATCACAATCAAAAGGGAATATATTTGATCATGTTATTTCTGATGAATCTGAAGACGCATTTGATAACTATGTAAAAGAAAATGGTTTTGCTATTTCCAGGCCATCTTCCATGAAAGCTGGAGATGCCACCTGGCACCATGGGTTTACAATACACAATGCACCTGCTAATAAATCTGATAAGATGCGGGAAGTAATGACCATCATTTATTTTGCAGACGGAGCTACCATCAGTGCGCCTAAGCATAAATGGCAGGAAGCTGACCATCAGAAATGGTTAATGGGGAAACCTGTTGGCGGGCCGGCAGATTCCGCATTAAATCCAGCTATTTTATAA
- a CDS encoding SusC/RagA family TonB-linked outer membrane protein, whose protein sequence is MKKNYHRKYGLLCLIMLSALMGFAQSGSISGRATDEDKQALPGVTIMLEGTSQGTTTDGNGDFKITGIAPGTYTVRAQFVGYVTQQTSINVSTGNVAINFSLKTETTALGEVVVIGYGTQRKKDLTGSVATVTAKEFNKGSLTTPEQLISGKVAGVQIISSGGAPGAGNTIRIRGGASLNSSNDPLIVIDGVPVDNRGIAGVSNPLSVINPNDIESFSILKDASAAAIYGSRASNGVIIITTKKGSAGGKLKVNINSIQSVSNKTGIVDVLTGDEYRTAFTQYLDKTETDPAARQAKLGLMGTANTNWQNEIYQAAFKTDNTVSLSGGIKGLPYRLSIGYLNENGILKTSNFDRVTGALNLSPKFFDNHLSVNANFKGTLTKSRFANTAAVGAATSFNPTQPVHVAAYNPDQPLSGTNTNLGGYFEWVDDKGVPLQLAGKNPLSILEQENNTGYANRSIGNVQLDYKFHFLPELHANLNVGYDVSKSHGTDILPPTMASVYTLKGTTSKYWQNKQNKLMDFYFNYVKDITRISSRIDATAGYSYQDWIRDEPAVEYVSGLGNDPKRNPTKTQNTLISYFGRLNYTFMDRYVLTGTIRTDGSSRFSPENRWGVFPSGAVAWDIKQEPFIKASKAVSQLKLRVGYGKTGQQDVTDNDYPYLAGYNRSDDATTYPFGNTYYNLLRPNAYDQNIKWEETTTFNTGIDFGFVNGRVNGSVDYFIRKTNDLISRVVTSTGSNFSNFILTNVGDMESKGIEFNLNLIPVQSKDFNWDLNFNATHYNNKITNLTLSGIDDPKSPGTPAGSTSFTGTSLQYHKVGYPPFTYYVKKQKYDDKGKPIEGAYEDVNGNGTVEETDFYHHKSPNPTVLLGMSSNLNYKKWSLGFTMRANLGAYNYNSIAANTGYGDALSFANFLANASSSINKSGFLHNQQVSDYYIEKASFLRMDNLNLAYSFGKVGKLTDLTLSANVQNVFVVTGYSGLDPEVYKGIDNNFYPRPRIYSLGINLGL, encoded by the coding sequence ATGAAAAAAAATTACCACAGGAAGTATGGACTTCTATGTTTGATAATGCTTTCGGCGTTGATGGGATTTGCACAAAGCGGGAGCATTAGCGGAAGGGCTACTGATGAAGATAAACAGGCACTCCCAGGCGTTACGATTATGCTGGAAGGCACTTCACAGGGCACCACTACAGATGGCAACGGTGACTTTAAGATCACCGGGATTGCTCCGGGCACCTATACCGTAAGAGCTCAGTTTGTTGGATACGTTACACAACAAACTTCTATTAATGTAAGTACCGGGAACGTTGCCATCAACTTTAGCCTGAAAACAGAAACTACCGCTTTAGGCGAGGTAGTAGTAATAGGCTATGGTACCCAACGCAAGAAAGACCTGACAGGCTCTGTGGCTACCGTTACCGCCAAGGAGTTTAATAAGGGTTCTCTTACTACTCCGGAACAACTGATTTCCGGTAAAGTAGCCGGGGTACAGATCATTTCAAGTGGCGGCGCTCCAGGTGCAGGCAATACCATCCGTATCAGAGGCGGTGCCTCCCTGAATTCCAGTAATGATCCATTGATTGTGATTGATGGGGTACCTGTGGATAACAGGGGCATTGCAGGGGTGAGTAATCCGCTCAGCGTAATCAATCCTAATGATATTGAATCGTTCAGCATATTAAAAGATGCTTCTGCTGCAGCTATCTATGGTAGCCGGGCTTCGAACGGGGTCATTATCATTACTACCAAAAAAGGATCAGCAGGAGGGAAACTAAAAGTGAACATTAACTCCATACAATCCGTATCCAATAAAACAGGTATCGTGGATGTATTAACAGGAGATGAATACAGGACGGCCTTCACACAATATCTGGATAAAACGGAAACAGATCCTGCTGCCAGGCAAGCGAAGCTGGGCTTAATGGGTACCGCCAATACCAATTGGCAAAATGAAATCTATCAGGCTGCTTTTAAAACAGATAATACGGTAAGCCTGAGCGGAGGCATAAAAGGATTACCTTACCGGTTATCCATAGGTTACTTAAATGAAAATGGTATTCTGAAAACATCCAATTTCGACAGGGTGACAGGTGCTTTGAACTTAAGTCCTAAATTTTTCGATAATCACTTAAGTGTAAATGCCAATTTCAAAGGAACACTCACTAAATCCCGTTTTGCCAACACCGCAGCTGTTGGGGCGGCTACTTCATTTAATCCTACGCAGCCAGTACATGTGGCAGCGTATAATCCTGATCAGCCATTGTCTGGTACTAACACTAATCTGGGAGGCTATTTTGAATGGGTAGATGATAAAGGAGTGCCTTTACAACTGGCAGGTAAAAATCCGCTTAGTATCCTGGAACAGGAAAATAACACCGGATATGCCAACAGGAGCATCGGTAATGTACAACTGGACTATAAGTTTCATTTCCTGCCGGAATTACATGCTAATCTGAATGTGGGGTATGATGTGTCCAAAAGCCATGGCACTGATATACTGCCGCCTACCATGGCATCTGTATATACCCTGAAAGGAACTACTTCCAAATACTGGCAAAACAAACAAAACAAATTAATGGACTTCTATTTTAACTATGTGAAGGACATTACCCGTATCAGCAGCCGTATTGATGCTACTGCGGGATATTCTTACCAGGATTGGATAAGAGATGAACCTGCGGTGGAATATGTAAGCGGACTTGGAAATGATCCCAAAAGGAATCCTACCAAAACGCAAAACACGCTCATCTCATATTTTGGACGCCTGAACTATACCTTTATGGATCGTTATGTATTAACAGGAACAATCCGTACCGATGGTTCGTCCAGGTTCTCTCCGGAAAACCGCTGGGGTGTTTTCCCCTCCGGTGCTGTGGCATGGGATATCAAACAGGAACCTTTTATTAAAGCATCCAAAGCAGTATCACAGTTGAAACTGAGAGTAGGTTACGGTAAAACCGGGCAACAGGATGTGACAGATAATGATTATCCTTATCTGGCTGGTTATAACAGAAGTGATGATGCTACTACTTATCCTTTTGGAAACACTTACTATAACCTGCTGCGTCCTAATGCCTATGATCAGAATATTAAATGGGAAGAAACCACTACGTTTAATACCGGTATCGATTTCGGTTTTGTGAATGGCAGGGTTAATGGTAGTGTTGATTACTTTATCAGGAAAACCAATGACCTGATAAGCAGGGTGGTAACGTCAACAGGGTCCAACTTTTCCAACTTCATTTTAACGAACGTTGGAGATATGGAGAGTAAAGGGATAGAATTTAATCTGAACCTCATCCCGGTACAATCAAAAGACTTTAACTGGGATCTGAACTTTAATGCTACGCATTACAATAACAAGATCACGAACCTTACTTTATCAGGTATTGATGATCCGAAATCGCCTGGTACACCAGCAGGATCTACCAGCTTTACCGGTACCAGCCTGCAGTATCATAAGGTGGGATATCCTCCGTTCACTTACTATGTTAAAAAACAAAAGTATGATGACAAGGGTAAGCCAATTGAAGGTGCTTATGAAGACGTGAATGGCAATGGTACGGTAGAAGAAACCGATTTTTATCATCATAAATCACCAAATCCTACGGTATTGTTAGGGATGAGCTCTAACCTCAACTACAAAAAGTGGAGTCTGGGCTTTACCATGCGTGCTAACCTGGGCGCTTACAACTATAATAGCATTGCAGCTAATACGGGATATGGTGATGCCTTATCTTTTGCCAACTTCCTGGCGAATGCTTCCTCAAGTATCAATAAATCAGGCTTTTTACATAATCAGCAGGTGTCAGATTATTACATAGAGAAAGCTTCCTTCCTGCGGATGGATAATCTCAACCTGGCTTATAGCTTTGGTAAAGTAGGTAAGCTGACGGATCTGACGCTTTCTGCGAATGTGCAGAATGTATTTGTGGTAACGGGTTATTCCGGACTTGATCCGGAGGTGTATAAAGGGATCGACAACAACTTTTATCCCCGGCCCCGTATTTATTCATTAGGTATTAACCTGGGTCTCTAA
- a CDS encoding RagB/SusD family nutrient uptake outer membrane protein, with protein MKFNNINIGLLSLALALLTVSCQKDLDRKPYYDVTTASVFTDFKNYKNVLAKCYGGLALTGQVTGDGNADIGGVDVGYVRGFWQMQELSTDEARVAWNDQYLLPMHGMDWTSQNLLLGAMYNRIFLQVMYCNEFLRQTTDGKLSENGISGENAATTKIYRAEMRFLRAFSYWHAIDMFGNVPFVTENDPVGAFFPKQTSRKELFAYVESELKAIEADLMAPRTNEYPRADKAAAWMLLAKLYLNAEVYTGTPRYTDAITYCNKIIEAGYTLEPRFQNLFLADNDKLKNEIIFTIAYDGQKMKTYNGTTFLIHAAVGGNMDATKDFGIDGGWYGLRTTKNIVHLFTDITGQTDSRAMFHSSGQNLEMNSIANFADGYPVTKWRNITSTGAGGSDKLFVDTDFPVFRLGDVYLMYAEAVLRGGTGGSSATALEYINKLRQRAYGNTSGNITAGQLTLDFMLDERGRELMWEAQRRTDLIRFGKYTGSNYVWPWKGNVKEGKGVEAYRTLFPLPAADMIANPNLKQNEGYN; from the coding sequence ATGAAGTTTAACAATATAAATATCGGCTTGTTATCGCTTGCATTGGCGCTGTTGACGGTATCCTGCCAGAAGGACCTGGACCGTAAGCCATATTACGATGTAACTACGGCAAGTGTATTTACGGATTTTAAGAATTACAAGAATGTATTGGCAAAATGTTATGGGGGCCTTGCTTTAACTGGGCAGGTAACCGGTGATGGTAATGCTGATATTGGCGGTGTGGATGTGGGATATGTAAGAGGATTCTGGCAAATGCAGGAGTTAAGTACTGATGAAGCGCGGGTAGCCTGGAATGACCAGTACCTGTTGCCTATGCATGGGATGGACTGGACCTCACAAAACCTGCTTTTAGGGGCTATGTACAACCGTATTTTCCTGCAGGTGATGTATTGCAATGAATTTTTGCGTCAGACTACAGATGGAAAATTAAGTGAGAATGGCATTAGCGGAGAGAATGCTGCCACTACCAAAATATACCGGGCTGAGATGCGCTTTTTACGCGCATTCAGTTACTGGCATGCTATTGATATGTTTGGCAATGTACCTTTTGTAACAGAAAACGATCCGGTGGGAGCTTTCTTTCCTAAACAAACCAGCAGGAAAGAGCTGTTTGCCTACGTAGAAAGTGAATTGAAAGCAATAGAGGCCGATCTGATGGCACCGCGTACCAATGAATATCCACGTGCGGATAAAGCTGCTGCCTGGATGTTGCTGGCAAAATTATACCTGAATGCAGAGGTATACACCGGTACACCCCGTTATACCGATGCGATCACTTACTGCAATAAGATTATTGAAGCAGGATATACGCTGGAACCCCGGTTTCAAAACCTTTTCCTGGCAGATAATGATAAGCTGAAGAATGAAATCATCTTTACCATCGCTTATGACGGGCAGAAGATGAAAACATATAACGGCACTACTTTTCTGATCCACGCTGCGGTAGGTGGCAATATGGATGCAACGAAGGATTTTGGAATTGATGGTGGTTGGTATGGTCTCCGCACTACTAAGAATATTGTGCACCTCTTTACTGATATCACCGGACAAACAGATAGCCGTGCTATGTTCCATTCCAGTGGCCAGAACCTGGAGATGAACAGTATCGCCAACTTTGCAGATGGATACCCGGTTACCAAATGGAGAAACATCACCTCCACCGGTGCGGGAGGATCAGATAAACTTTTTGTAGACACTGATTTTCCGGTGTTCCGTTTAGGAGATGTGTATTTAATGTATGCGGAAGCAGTGCTCAGGGGAGGTACCGGTGGTAGCAGCGCTACTGCTTTGGAATACATCAATAAGTTAAGACAACGCGCTTATGGCAATACGTCTGGCAATATCACTGCCGGACAGTTAACACTGGATTTTATGCTGGATGAAAGGGGCCGAGAACTGATGTGGGAAGCACAACGGAGAACAGACCTGATCAGGTTCGGTAAATATACCGGCAGCAATTATGTATGGCCATGGAAGGGTAATGTGAAAGAAGGAAAGGGAGTGGAAGCCTATCGTACCCTTTTCCCTTTACCTGCTGCTGATATGATTGCTAATCCTAACCTGAAACAAAATGAAGGCTATAATTAA
- a CDS encoding glycoside hydrolase family 65 protein: protein MKDRFKIDEWQIIEEGFDPTLNKFAESVFSLGNGRMGHRANFEETYSGNTLQGNYVAGVYYTDKTRVGWWKNGYPEYAAKVLNAANWIGIDIKIGAATLDLHYCKVTAFRRVLNMQEGYLERSFIAALKDGRQVSVNARRFYSIVDDVAGAIRYRITPLNFEDNLVITPFIDGDVSNQDANYGEKFWEEVSRESDNDRAFITLRTRKTNFEVCTGMQVNIVQPGEAGNTASRFIEKEKFIGRETTLWAKKGEEITIYKYGVNISSANTPKEELTAVAKASINKVAAKGFEQMLEEQARAWAQKWKESDIVIEGDVTAQQAIRFNIFQLYQTYTGEDPQLNIGPKGFTGEKYGGATHWDTEAYCVPFYLATASPKVTRNLLLYRYHQLGKAIENAAKLGFDNGAALFPMVTMNGEECHNEWEITFEEIHRNGAVAFAIYNYVRYTGDQDYLAAYGLEVLIGIARFWSQRVNWSEQRNQYVMLGVTGPNEYENNVNNNWYTNTLAVWCLEYTLETIGWLKQQRPEVYVALAEKLRFHEVPETTKWKHIVEQMYYPEEATLGVFLQQDGYMDKEQVLVKALPEKDRPLNQQWSWDRILRSCYIKQADVLQGIYLFEEKYAEDVIRRNFDFYEPRTVHESSLSPCIHAILAAKLGEEQRAYGFYLRTSRLDLDDYNNDTDDGLHITSMAGTWMSVVEGFGGMRVRNGDLHFTPFLPVKWESFSFNILFREAVLNIKTSKNGVVLSNRSDKEVCIHVYGNAYHLKAGSVQKVATDVSFAH from the coding sequence ATGAAAGATCGTTTTAAGATAGATGAATGGCAGATTATTGAAGAGGGGTTCGATCCCACCTTAAATAAATTCGCAGAGAGTGTTTTTAGCCTTGGCAACGGCCGTATGGGACATCGTGCCAATTTTGAGGAAACTTACTCCGGCAATACTTTGCAAGGCAATTATGTTGCCGGAGTATATTATACAGATAAAACCCGGGTAGGCTGGTGGAAGAATGGCTATCCGGAATATGCTGCCAAAGTGCTGAACGCTGCCAATTGGATAGGGATTGATATTAAGATAGGAGCAGCAACCTTGGACCTGCATTACTGTAAAGTAACGGCCTTCCGGAGGGTATTGAACATGCAGGAAGGTTATCTGGAAAGATCTTTTATTGCAGCGCTGAAAGATGGCAGACAGGTGAGCGTAAATGCCCGGCGCTTTTATAGTATCGTAGATGATGTGGCCGGCGCTATACGGTATCGCATCACACCTTTAAACTTTGAAGACAACCTGGTCATTACTCCCTTTATTGATGGGGATGTAAGCAATCAGGATGCTAACTACGGTGAGAAATTCTGGGAAGAGGTATCCCGCGAAAGTGATAACGATCGTGCGTTTATAACACTGCGTACGCGAAAAACCAACTTTGAAGTTTGTACCGGGATGCAGGTTAATATTGTTCAACCTGGTGAGGCGGGCAATACAGCATCCCGGTTTATTGAAAAGGAAAAGTTTATTGGAAGGGAAACCACCCTGTGGGCTAAAAAAGGGGAAGAGATCACTATTTATAAGTATGGGGTCAATATCTCTTCGGCCAATACACCTAAAGAGGAACTCACAGCAGTAGCCAAGGCAAGTATCAATAAAGTGGCAGCGAAAGGGTTTGAGCAGATGCTGGAAGAACAGGCCAGGGCATGGGCACAGAAATGGAAGGAAAGCGATATTGTGATTGAAGGAGATGTGACTGCGCAACAGGCCATCCGTTTTAACATCTTTCAGCTCTATCAGACTTATACAGGAGAAGATCCTCAGCTGAATATCGGCCCTAAAGGATTTACCGGCGAAAAATACGGGGGGGCCACCCACTGGGATACCGAAGCATATTGTGTACCTTTCTATCTGGCAACGGCTTCCCCGAAAGTAACCAGGAATCTTTTGCTGTACCGTTATCATCAATTGGGAAAAGCCATTGAAAATGCCGCCAAACTGGGGTTTGATAACGGGGCTGCCTTATTCCCGATGGTGACCATGAATGGGGAAGAATGTCATAATGAGTGGGAGATCACTTTTGAAGAAATTCACCGCAACGGTGCGGTAGCTTTTGCTATTTACAATTATGTACGGTATACAGGTGATCAGGATTACCTGGCGGCATATGGGCTGGAAGTACTAATAGGGATTGCCCGTTTCTGGAGCCAGCGGGTCAACTGGAGCGAACAGCGTAACCAATATGTGATGCTGGGGGTGACAGGGCCTAATGAATATGAGAATAATGTGAATAACAACTGGTATACCAATACATTGGCAGTATGGTGTCTGGAATATACGCTTGAAACAATTGGATGGCTGAAACAGCAGCGGCCGGAAGTTTATGTGGCCCTTGCGGAAAAACTCCGTTTCCATGAGGTGCCCGAAACAACCAAATGGAAACATATCGTTGAACAGATGTATTATCCGGAGGAAGCAACCCTGGGCGTTTTTCTGCAGCAGGATGGCTATATGGATAAGGAGCAGGTACTGGTAAAAGCGTTGCCGGAGAAAGACCGGCCGTTAAACCAGCAATGGAGCTGGGACAGAATACTGAGGTCCTGCTATATCAAGCAGGCGGATGTGTTGCAGGGAATTTATTTGTTTGAAGAGAAGTATGCGGAAGATGTGATCCGGCGAAATTTCGATTTTTATGAACCACGTACCGTACATGAAAGCTCCCTGTCGCCCTGTATTCACGCCATATTAGCTGCTAAGCTGGGCGAGGAGCAGAGGGCATACGGGTTTTACCTGCGCACTTCCCGGTTAGATCTGGATGACTATAATAACGATACGGATGATGGATTGCACATCACTTCTATGGCCGGTACCTGGATGAGTGTAGTGGAAGGTTTTGGTGGAATGCGCGTACGCAATGGTGATTTGCATTTTACCCCTTTTCTGCCGGTGAAGTGGGAATCATTTTCATTTAATATATTATTCAGGGAGGCGGTGCTAAATATAAAAACCAGTAAGAACGGGGTGGTGTTAAGTAACCGGTCCGACAAAGAGGTATGCATTCATGTGTATGGAAATGCCTATCATTTAAAAGCCGGATCAGTGCAAAAGGTTGCCACTGATGTGAGCTTTGCTCATTAA
- a CDS encoding MFS transporter, with the protein MLKEAEVNTPERKAKVEKPRVSAVSIWNMSMGFLGIQFGFALQTGNASRILQTFGADVEQLPLFWLAAPITGMLIQPLIGYYSDRTWTRMGRRRPFFLFGAFLAALSLILMPNSSLFAALLPPVLIGAGMLMLMDASFNIAMEPFRALIADNLPESQLSKGFSVQTFLISAGAILGSLFPYLLANYFGVAKTAAQGAIPDNVLFSFYAGAFLMLVTLIWTVVTTREYTPQEHAAFHPEEKEEQERKGILSIFTDFGKMPRTMAQLGIVQFFSWFGLFAMWIFMTPAVVEHVYKLAPGDTVSEKYADAGNWVGILFSIYNAVAAVYALCLPAIARWTSKKTAHAISLIAGGAGLLSIYLIDDPHTLIYSMIGIGMAWGSILAMPYAILSAAIPARKMGVYMGIFNFFITLPQMVIGFFGGLLIKNVFHNEAIYALVMAGIFMLLGALSVMFIREKRKVIISLDEQ; encoded by the coding sequence ATGTTGAAAGAAGCGGAGGTTAATACACCGGAAAGGAAGGCAAAGGTTGAAAAGCCAAGGGTGTCGGCTGTCAGCATATGGAATATGAGTATGGGATTTCTGGGTATTCAGTTTGGGTTTGCATTGCAAACAGGAAATGCTTCCCGTATTCTGCAAACCTTTGGTGCTGATGTGGAGCAGTTACCCCTTTTCTGGCTGGCGGCACCTATTACAGGGATGCTCATCCAGCCATTGATTGGGTATTACAGTGACCGTACCTGGACGCGGATGGGCCGGCGGCGGCCTTTCTTTTTGTTTGGGGCATTTCTGGCAGCACTCTCGTTGATTTTGATGCCCAACTCTTCTTTGTTTGCAGCACTGCTGCCACCTGTGTTAATCGGGGCAGGTATGCTGATGCTGATGGATGCTTCCTTTAATATTGCGATGGAGCCTTTCCGTGCGCTGATTGCGGACAATTTGCCGGAAAGCCAGTTAAGCAAGGGCTTTTCCGTACAAACCTTTCTGATAAGTGCAGGGGCTATCCTCGGTTCTTTGTTTCCTTATCTGCTGGCCAACTACTTTGGTGTTGCTAAAACAGCGGCACAAGGCGCTATACCAGACAACGTGCTTTTTTCATTTTATGCCGGTGCTTTCTTAATGTTGGTTACCCTGATATGGACAGTAGTGACTACCAGGGAGTATACTCCCCAGGAGCATGCTGCCTTTCATCCGGAAGAAAAGGAGGAGCAGGAAAGAAAAGGCATATTATCCATATTTACTGATTTCGGGAAAATGCCGCGCACGATGGCCCAATTGGGTATTGTACAGTTCTTTTCCTGGTTCGGATTATTTGCGATGTGGATTTTTATGACACCAGCAGTGGTAGAGCATGTTTACAAATTAGCTCCAGGAGATACGGTATCCGAAAAATATGCAGATGCCGGCAACTGGGTAGGCATACTGTTCAGTATCTATAATGCAGTAGCGGCAGTGTACGCTTTATGCCTGCCGGCTATTGCCAGATGGACCAGTAAAAAAACGGCGCATGCTATTTCATTGATAGCAGGAGGCGCCGGACTATTATCTATTTATCTGATAGATGATCCTCACACGCTTATTTATTCCATGATAGGCATTGGCATGGCCTGGGGCAGCATACTGGCTATGCCATATGCGATTTTATCTGCTGCTATCCCTGCCAGAAAGATGGGCGTGTACATGGGTATCTTTAACTTTTTTATTACGCTCCCGCAAATGGTGATTGGCTTTTTTGGAGGATTGCTTATCAAAAATGTGTTCCATAATGAAGCTATTTATGCGCTTGTGATGGCAGGAATATTTATGCTTTTAGGCGCACTGTCTGTTATGTTTATCCGGGAAAAAAGGAAAGTAATCATAAGCCTGGATGAGCAATAA